A single region of the Thermotoga profunda AZM34c06 genome encodes:
- a CDS encoding ABC transporter substrate-binding protein, whose protein sequence is MRYIKWVVVVVLAIAGIISFAQEVLPGIPRNEVIIIEDPSGRSLNPTRFNLWGGGVSSWSTGIQQLCLGALWYIDPDAGIEGNTWINLLAADAPVYNDNKTEMTVKLRKGIYWSDGVPFTADDLIFTVETLKNHPEMTWGAYMQVNVQEVKKIDDYTVLFKLVKSNGRFHTIFTVRWSACYIMPKHIFEKVQDPVAFDFYPPVGTGPYVLKSYDPNGYWFLWELRQDWERSDLGVVFGKKPGPKYVLYKGIASPEKKVMDQMAHELDIIHDLPPEGAITLHQNNPYCVTWFDGWPWAHPDPTLPSLIMNHEQFPYNLKEVRWALTLAIDIVQVVLQSYNGCATISPIHVPPTGKDPEWYFDKIEPWLKDFTIKVGSETFKPYDPTIPTKIADAVKYAYGYKVPEDPSEIRKMVGYGWWKYSPDVAEKLLKSVGFKKEKGKWLLPDGKPWKISILCEAATRSVMTRAAAAVAEQWRKFGIDAQIEAVEPSMLWTRMNYGEDKDTIYWAWCIETWGGHPDLFWFLESWHSDYYRPTGQTVVAKNPMRYKSDKIDKIIDSLRQTDFFKDTDKMIDLGLEYVKTCVEDMPIIPVFSYNVFTVCDGYYWTGYPTAEDPYTDPVPNWGNTRFMFIKLQPTGRK, encoded by the coding sequence GTGAGGTACATCAAGTGGGTAGTTGTGGTTGTTCTGGCAATCGCGGGGATAATCAGTTTTGCACAAGAAGTTCTTCCTGGAATTCCTAGAAATGAGGTTATCATCATTGAAGATCCATCGGGTCGTTCTCTGAATCCTACAAGATTCAATCTCTGGGGAGGCGGCGTTTCAAGCTGGTCAACAGGTATCCAGCAGTTGTGTTTAGGAGCACTATGGTACATAGATCCAGATGCTGGAATTGAAGGAAACACATGGATCAATCTTTTGGCAGCCGACGCACCTGTGTACAACGATAACAAAACAGAGATGACTGTGAAATTGAGAAAAGGGATTTATTGGAGCGATGGTGTACCGTTCACTGCAGACGATTTAATATTCACAGTCGAAACACTGAAAAATCATCCCGAAATGACTTGGGGAGCATATATGCAGGTCAATGTCCAAGAAGTGAAAAAGATCGATGACTACACAGTCTTATTCAAGCTCGTAAAGTCAAATGGAAGATTTCACACAATTTTTACTGTGAGATGGTCTGCGTGCTATATCATGCCCAAACACATCTTTGAAAAAGTCCAAGATCCTGTCGCCTTTGATTTCTACCCACCGGTAGGAACTGGTCCATATGTTTTGAAATCATACGATCCGAATGGTTACTGGTTCCTGTGGGAATTGAGACAAGATTGGGAAAGGTCAGATCTTGGTGTGGTATTTGGAAAGAAACCTGGTCCAAAATACGTTCTGTACAAAGGAATAGCTTCTCCTGAGAAAAAGGTTATGGATCAGATGGCTCATGAACTCGATATAATCCATGATTTACCACCGGAAGGAGCGATAACCCTTCATCAAAACAATCCATATTGCGTCACTTGGTTTGATGGTTGGCCATGGGCACATCCAGACCCAACACTACCATCTTTGATTATGAATCATGAGCAGTTCCCATACAATTTGAAAGAAGTCCGCTGGGCTCTCACACTTGCCATTGATATTGTTCAAGTCGTATTGCAATCATACAACGGATGCGCAACTATATCACCAATCCATGTTCCACCAACAGGTAAGGATCCAGAATGGTACTTCGACAAGATAGAACCATGGTTGAAAGATTTCACAATTAAGGTAGGATCTGAGACATTCAAACCATATGATCCGACTATACCTACGAAGATAGCCGATGCCGTTAAGTATGCCTATGGCTATAAAGTTCCAGAAGATCCCTCAGAAATCAGGAAAATGGTTGGATATGGATGGTGGAAATATTCACCTGATGTAGCTGAAAAACTTTTAAAGAGCGTAGGGTTCAAAAAAGAAAAGGGAAAGTGGTTATTACCTGATGGTAAACCTTGGAAGATCTCTATACTCTGTGAGGCTGCGACGAGATCTGTTATGACAAGAGCAGCAGCAGCAGTTGCTGAACAATGGCGCAAATTTGGCATAGATGCTCAAATAGAAGCCGTAGAACCATCCATGTTGTGGACAAGGATGAATTATGGAGAAGACAAAGATACCATATATTGGGCATGGTGTATCGAAACATGGGGTGGTCATCCTGATTTATTCTGGTTCTTAGAGTCTTGGCATTCCGATTATTATAGACCAACTGGTCAGACTGTCGTAGCCAAGAACCCCATGAGATACAAGAGTGATAAAATTGACAAAATTATAGATTCGTTGAGACAAACCGACTTCTTTAAAGACACAGATAAAATGATCGATCTGGGTTTGGAATATGTGAAGACTTGTGTAGAAGATATGCCCATAATTCCTGTCTTCTCTTATAACGTATTCACAGTTTGTGACGGATATTACTGGACTGGTTATCCAACAGCAGAGGATCCTTACACAGATCCAGTACCAAACTGGGGAAATACGAGATTCATGTTTATAAAATTGCAGCCAACGGGAAGGAAATAG
- a CDS encoding ABC transporter permease, with protein MKDFLKFILKYFITRLSISLLVIFIGVSIIFLIPRLVPGANPAEMAIRRLQMAGAYLPADSIEKMRQALLKLYGLEGSIFRQYITFWRELLKGNLGPSFASFPTPVITLIARSLPWTVGLLALTALISWVCGTILGGIAGYRNKGLWVRILEIVSNAVRPVPYYILALLLLILFAYVLHWFPTGGAYQIGLTPTLNWAFVKSVIRYGFLPALSLIIIGIGAWFLNMRNLVSNITGEYFVTFAHQMGLKDSIILKSYVIRLAMPAQLTGLALQLGFIFNGTIITEIVFNYPGLGTLIYTAIMQSDYNLVMGTTLFSIVAVAFATLFVDLLLPFIDPRIQYVSG; from the coding sequence GTGAAAGATTTTTTGAAATTCATACTGAAATATTTCATAACAAGATTATCAATAAGTTTGCTTGTGATCTTCATAGGTGTTTCGATTATCTTCTTGATCCCACGACTCGTTCCAGGTGCAAATCCTGCAGAAATGGCAATCAGGCGATTGCAAATGGCAGGTGCTTATCTACCAGCAGATAGTATCGAAAAAATGAGACAAGCCTTACTGAAACTTTATGGTTTGGAAGGCTCCATCTTCAGGCAATATATAACATTCTGGAGAGAATTATTAAAAGGAAATTTAGGGCCTTCATTTGCCTCTTTTCCAACACCTGTTATAACGCTTATAGCTCGATCCCTCCCGTGGACTGTTGGTTTACTTGCTTTGACAGCGTTGATATCTTGGGTTTGCGGAACGATTCTTGGAGGGATTGCCGGTTACAGGAATAAGGGATTGTGGGTAAGAATTCTTGAAATTGTTTCAAATGCCGTGAGACCTGTCCCATATTATATCCTTGCTTTACTTTTGCTCATACTGTTTGCCTATGTACTACATTGGTTCCCAACTGGTGGTGCATACCAAATCGGATTGACGCCGACTTTGAATTGGGCTTTTGTCAAGAGCGTCATAAGATACGGTTTTTTACCAGCACTCTCGTTGATAATAATCGGTATAGGTGCATGGTTTTTGAATATGCGTAACCTTGTATCGAATATCACAGGTGAGTACTTTGTAACTTTTGCACATCAAATGGGACTGAAAGACTCAATTATACTTAAAAGTTATGTCATAAGACTTGCAATGCCCGCACAATTAACTGGTCTTGCTTTACAACTTGGGTTTATCTTCAATGGCACGATAATAACAGAAATCGTATTCAATTATCCCGGTTTAGGGACTTTAATTTATACAGCTATAATGCAATCTGACTACAATTTGGTCATGGGAACAACACTATTTTCAATAGTGGCTGTGGCATTTGCAACTTTATTTGTGGATCTTTTGCTGCCTTTTATAGATCCCAGGATTCAATATGTATCTGGATAA
- a CDS encoding ABC transporter permease, producing MNSFIGVVKKMFKNDRRFKFGIIIFAFLLIFVVLSFFSPYDPRSSYYAPICRPPSLKHLFGTNGRGQDLFWLLTFALGNSLVFGLEVALLSRVLAIIIGVIAGYKGGNVVDNILMLLCDTFVVLPIFPILVFLRLIARSMSFSTLAIVLALFGWPWDARLIRSQVLSLREQKYTVTAVFSGRSIFGLIFSEYFPHILPIILATTINNMLWSLGLEITLSILGLAPLDIPTMGTVTYWAIQQQAMVTGAWWWILFPIVFIVLLFTSLYLLFTSITSFINPRLRAVGAGEVSR from the coding sequence ATGAATTCATTCATCGGTGTTGTCAAGAAGATGTTCAAAAATGATAGGAGATTTAAATTTGGTATAATCATTTTCGCATTTTTGCTGATTTTTGTGGTGTTATCGTTTTTTTCACCATATGATCCCCGCTCAAGCTATTATGCTCCCATCTGCCGTCCACCTTCTTTGAAACATCTTTTTGGTACTAACGGCAGAGGTCAAGACTTATTTTGGTTACTCACCTTTGCCTTGGGGAATTCATTGGTATTTGGTCTGGAGGTTGCCCTTTTATCCCGTGTACTGGCGATAATCATAGGTGTTATAGCTGGATATAAAGGCGGAAATGTGGTTGACAACATATTGATGTTGTTGTGTGACACATTTGTTGTTTTGCCAATTTTTCCAATATTGGTTTTTTTGCGCTTAATTGCACGCAGTATGAGCTTTTCTACTTTGGCAATTGTTTTAGCATTGTTTGGCTGGCCATGGGATGCAAGGCTCATAAGATCTCAAGTATTGAGTTTAAGAGAGCAAAAATACACGGTTACTGCGGTGTTTTCTGGTAGGAGCATTTTTGGTCTGATTTTCTCGGAATATTTTCCTCACATACTTCCAATCATACTTGCAACTACAATTAACAACATGCTTTGGTCTTTGGGTTTAGAAATAACCCTATCTATCTTAGGATTAGCTCCTTTAGATATTCCAACGATGGGGACTGTAACTTACTGGGCTATACAACAACAGGCGATGGTTACTGGTGCATGGTGGTGGATACTATTTCCAATCGTTTTTATAGTTTTGCTATTCACCTCTTTGTACCTTCTTTTCACCAGTATAACGTCTTTCATCAATCCACGTTTGAGGGCGGTTGGTGCCGGGGAGGTCAGCCGATGA
- a CDS encoding ABC transporter ATP-binding protein — protein MTRVQVNDLKAYYVIEQNGSLKNIKAVDGVSLNIEEYDFLAIVGESGCGKTTLAKVLYGALDPALSIVAGNVRYNYEDCEYEISPTRNTLPKMWWKKISYIPQGSLSALNPIRKVGQIFRDLLSSHDIPFEIEEIEKHIGLVNLSGQVLQMYPFELSGGMKQRVVMALATFLSPQIIIADEPTSALDVVTQRDILGLLSFLHKSKQISFVFITHDISLIPGLANVVAVMYCGCIVEYGLVDEVFSNPLHPYTKFLLSSIPRIGDKSEKKPIPGAVVSLVNPPSGCRFHSRCPYKGDSCENSKPNMIKVGSGRHEVACWLYK, from the coding sequence ATGACTCGTGTACAGGTAAATGACTTAAAAGCATATTATGTAATCGAGCAAAATGGATCCCTTAAAAATATCAAAGCTGTGGATGGTGTGTCTTTGAACATAGAAGAATATGACTTTCTGGCTATAGTAGGTGAATCTGGATGCGGTAAAACGACTCTCGCTAAGGTGTTATATGGCGCGTTGGATCCGGCGTTATCGATAGTTGCCGGGAATGTGCGTTATAACTATGAGGATTGCGAATATGAGATTTCTCCCACTCGTAATACTCTTCCAAAAATGTGGTGGAAAAAGATTTCTTACATTCCTCAGGGCTCGCTGAGTGCTTTAAATCCTATAAGAAAAGTGGGTCAAATCTTTCGTGATCTTTTATCATCGCATGATATACCATTTGAAATCGAGGAAATAGAAAAACATATAGGGTTAGTTAATTTATCTGGTCAAGTTCTTCAAATGTATCCTTTTGAACTTTCGGGTGGTATGAAGCAGAGAGTTGTAATGGCATTGGCAACTTTTTTGAGCCCTCAGATAATAATCGCCGATGAACCTACATCTGCTCTTGATGTTGTCACTCAACGCGACATTCTCGGACTTCTCAGTTTTCTTCATAAATCAAAACAAATCAGTTTTGTGTTTATTACTCATGATATATCTTTGATACCAGGTTTGGCAAATGTTGTGGCTGTAATGTATTGCGGATGTATTGTGGAATATGGTCTTGTGGATGAAGTATTTTCTAACCCTCTGCATCCGTATACGAAATTTCTGCTTTCTTCAATTCCAAGGATAGGCGACAAGAGCGAAAAAAAACCTATACCTGGAGCAGTAGTCAGTTTGGTCAATCCTCCATCAGGTTGTAGATTCCACTCAAGATGTCCCTACAAAGGCGACTCGTGTGAGAATTCAAAGCCCAACATGATCAAAGTTGGTTCTGGTAGACATGAAGTTGCCTGCTGGTTGTACAAGTAA
- a CDS encoding alpha-N-arabinofuranosidase codes for MTFSIHVNPKKILKQVSKYIYGHFTEHLGRCVYGGLYEEDSPLSDERGFRKDVLSAIKKIRVPVLRWPGGNFVSNYHWQDGIGPKDQRPARFDLAWQQEESNRFGTDEFIEYCREIGAEPYICLNMGTGNLDEALHWLEYCNGNGNTYFAKLRRNYGHPEPYHVKFWGIGNEMYGEWQVGHMTAEEYAKNAREYVKWMKVFDPSIETVVIGCDDADWNVKILKATGDITDYISYHFYTGSEDYYETVSTVYLLKERLIGVKKLIDMVCKRNVKIVLDEWNVWHRVMDNKLEEPYTLKDGIFACGVLILLQKMSDIVPIANLAQLVNALGAIHTEKNGLYLTPVYKAFELIVNHSGEKLVETNIETERYDIDGKMFFNKTPFSLSEVPYIDGAATISQDGKKLYISTVNYKKEELMINVRIEGMGKKIGTLYVLTGPDVNAQNTLAKPNVVDITSRSINVDTEFKLKLDASSCTTLEIQLE; via the coding sequence ATGACGTTCAGTATCCATGTTAATCCAAAAAAGATTTTGAAGCAAGTCAGTAAGTATATCTATGGACATTTCACAGAACATCTTGGAAGGTGTGTTTATGGTGGTTTATACGAAGAGGATTCTCCTCTCTCTGATGAAAGAGGTTTCAGAAAAGATGTACTCAGTGCTATAAAAAAGATCAGAGTCCCTGTTCTCAGATGGCCGGGTGGTAACTTTGTGTCCAATTATCACTGGCAAGATGGAATAGGTCCCAAAGATCAAAGACCTGCCAGATTTGACCTTGCTTGGCAACAGGAGGAATCCAATAGATTCGGTACAGATGAATTCATTGAATATTGTAGGGAAATAGGAGCTGAACCATATATATGCTTGAATATGGGTACAGGTAATCTCGATGAGGCATTGCATTGGTTGGAATATTGTAATGGGAATGGAAATACCTATTTTGCCAAGTTGAGAAGAAATTACGGTCATCCGGAGCCATACCATGTGAAATTCTGGGGTATAGGAAATGAAATGTATGGGGAATGGCAAGTTGGTCACATGACCGCCGAAGAATACGCAAAGAATGCAAGAGAATACGTAAAATGGATGAAAGTTTTCGATCCTTCCATAGAAACTGTGGTAATCGGTTGTGATGATGCAGATTGGAATGTGAAGATTCTCAAAGCAACTGGTGACATAACGGATTACATCTCATATCATTTCTACACGGGCTCTGAAGATTATTATGAAACGGTATCTACTGTCTATCTGCTCAAAGAAAGACTTATCGGTGTCAAGAAATTGATTGATATGGTTTGCAAAAGGAATGTCAAAATAGTTCTGGATGAATGGAATGTATGGCATAGGGTAATGGACAACAAATTGGAAGAACCATACACTTTGAAAGATGGGATATTTGCTTGTGGTGTCTTGATTCTTCTTCAGAAGATGAGTGATATTGTACCGATAGCAAACCTCGCACAATTAGTCAATGCACTTGGAGCAATCCACACTGAGAAAAATGGGCTTTATCTCACACCGGTTTATAAGGCTTTCGAACTCATTGTGAATCACTCTGGTGAAAAACTCGTGGAAACGAATATCGAGACGGAGAGATATGATATCGATGGCAAGATGTTTTTCAACAAGACACCGTTTTCATTGTCAGAGGTTCCCTACATTGATGGTGCTGCGACCATTTCTCAAGATGGAAAGAAATTGTACATTTCAACTGTCAATTATAAGAAAGAAGAACTCATGATAAATGTTAGAATAGAAGGAATGGGCAAGAAAATCGGAACACTTTATGTTCTCACTGGACCAGATGTAAACGCACAAAATACTCTGGCAAAACCAAATGTGGTTGATATTACCAGTCGATCGATTAATGTCGATACAGAATTCAAATTAAAATTAGACGCTTCTTCTTGTACAACATTAGAGATACAACTTGAATAG
- a CDS encoding L-fucose/L-arabinose isomerase family protein → MEKQMTIGLIVGNRGFFPGSLVEEGRKRILTVLEKNGVTVVTLSPEQTKYGAVENLEDAEKCAKLFKDNADEIDGIIVTLPNFGDERSAAAALRFSGLNVPVLVHGFPDELEKLDVKNRRDSFCGKISLCNNLVQYGIKFSDTTLHVEDPESAEFKKDLERFLAVCKIVKGLKNLRIGAIGARPAAFNTVRFSEKILEQYGISVETIDLSEIIARAKSFDSKANEVVQELQRLKDTFKPKRVPSEALDKMARLAATMREWIEQNKIKALAFQCWTALEEIYGIVPCAVMSMFSQSLIPSACEMDIMGALSMYILQLASGTPSALMDWNNNFGNDPEKAIMFHCSNLPICFFEKCEMSYQQIIAGTVGKENTYGTCVGKIAKGPATFLRLSSFDTQGTIAGVVAEGEFTNDNLKTFGGYGVAHIPNLRQLLSIITQYGFEHHVAVNKSLVMEAVKEALEKYMGWEILTTVCCDCH, encoded by the coding sequence ATGGAGAAACAAATGACAATCGGCTTGATAGTTGGTAACAGAGGCTTTTTCCCTGGTTCATTGGTGGAAGAAGGGCGCAAAAGAATACTCACCGTACTTGAGAAAAATGGTGTAACAGTAGTGACACTATCACCTGAGCAAACCAAATACGGAGCTGTGGAGAATCTCGAAGATGCGGAAAAGTGTGCAAAGTTGTTTAAAGATAACGCCGATGAAATCGATGGTATCATCGTGACGCTTCCAAACTTCGGTGATGAACGTTCTGCCGCGGCAGCATTGAGATTTTCTGGGTTGAATGTACCCGTTTTGGTTCATGGTTTTCCAGATGAATTGGAAAAACTCGATGTCAAAAACAGAAGAGATTCATTCTGCGGAAAGATCTCTTTGTGCAACAACCTTGTTCAGTATGGTATCAAGTTTTCAGATACAACTTTGCATGTTGAAGATCCAGAGAGTGCCGAATTCAAAAAAGATTTGGAACGTTTTCTTGCGGTGTGCAAAATAGTCAAAGGATTGAAGAATCTCAGAATAGGGGCGATCGGAGCCAGGCCTGCGGCTTTCAATACAGTGAGGTTTAGTGAAAAAATTTTAGAACAATATGGCATAAGTGTCGAGACAATCGATCTTTCTGAGATCATAGCGCGTGCAAAAAGTTTCGATTCAAAGGCAAATGAAGTCGTTCAAGAGCTGCAGAGATTGAAAGATACATTTAAACCCAAGAGAGTTCCTTCAGAGGCTTTAGATAAAATGGCACGGTTGGCTGCTACGATGAGAGAGTGGATAGAACAAAACAAGATAAAAGCCCTTGCCTTCCAATGTTGGACAGCTTTGGAGGAAATTTACGGTATTGTACCATGTGCAGTGATGAGCATGTTTTCTCAATCACTCATTCCAAGTGCTTGTGAGATGGATATCATGGGTGCTTTGTCTATGTACATCTTGCAACTTGCATCTGGTACTCCTTCTGCTTTGATGGACTGGAACAACAACTTTGGAAATGATCCTGAAAAAGCCATCATGTTTCATTGTAGTAATCTCCCAATTTGTTTCTTTGAAAAATGTGAAATGTCTTATCAGCAGATTATCGCTGGTACTGTTGGAAAAGAAAACACATATGGTACATGTGTTGGTAAGATAGCAAAGGGACCAGCTACATTCTTGAGACTCTCGTCTTTCGACACTCAAGGAACTATAGCAGGAGTCGTAGCCGAAGGAGAATTTACCAACGATAATCTGAAAACTTTTGGTGGATATGGAGTTGCTCACATCCCTAATTTAAGACAACTCTTGAGCATAATCACGCAATATGGATTCGAACATCACGTGGCGGTGAATAAGAGCCTTGTTATGGAAGCAGTTAAGGAGGCACTTGAAAAATACATGGGCTGGGAGATACTCACAACCGTTTGCTGTGATTGCCACTAA
- a CDS encoding FGGY-family carbohydrate kinase, which translates to MYLIGSDIGTQGTKSVIVDESGNVICEASREYDVIKPKPNWAEQWPDPWVKAVFETIKEVVEKSKVPKKEIAGAAISGLFGGAGIPVDKNMEALYPCLIWMDRRAVKETEWVKENIPKEEIFGITGNYVDSYFGFPKMMWIKNNVPEVWKKIYKFVTPKDYVIYQLTGELAIDYSSAGNIGGLFDIRRLTWSDHMCKVLGIPKQYLPERIVKSSDIVGRVTAKAAPLCGLLEGTPIVAGGIDAPVAQLSAGALEEGEHVAMVGTSTCWGTVHDGSKLAFNLVSYPYVVYDTERIYTFGGSATTGALAKWFKEQFGESETVVAERINTSPFQLFDKEAEKIAPGSDGIVILPYFMGERSPIWDPFAKGVVFGLSLFHTRAHLYRALMEGAAYALRHNMEEGLKAGLKLNDECWIVGGVAKSNLWVKIFADITGFRMRQVASLVEAPFGDAFLAGLGTGVIGKPEVIKNWVRFKEAIEPNQEAKRTYDKYYEIFLELYNDTSSLMKKL; encoded by the coding sequence GTGTATTTGATAGGCAGTGATATAGGCACGCAAGGAACGAAGAGTGTGATCGTCGATGAATCCGGAAATGTCATCTGCGAGGCTTCAAGAGAGTATGATGTTATAAAACCCAAACCCAATTGGGCTGAACAATGGCCTGATCCATGGGTCAAGGCGGTTTTTGAAACCATAAAGGAAGTAGTTGAGAAATCCAAAGTGCCAAAGAAAGAAATCGCTGGAGCAGCCATCAGTGGTTTGTTTGGTGGAGCGGGTATCCCTGTTGATAAAAACATGGAAGCCCTATACCCTTGTCTAATCTGGATGGATAGAAGGGCTGTGAAAGAGACTGAATGGGTTAAGGAAAACATACCCAAGGAAGAGATCTTTGGCATAACTGGAAATTATGTTGATTCATATTTTGGATTTCCGAAGATGATGTGGATAAAAAACAACGTACCTGAAGTTTGGAAAAAGATCTACAAATTTGTCACACCAAAAGATTATGTGATCTATCAATTGACAGGTGAATTGGCAATTGATTATTCTTCGGCAGGCAATATAGGTGGTCTGTTTGATATTCGAAGACTCACCTGGTCTGACCATATGTGCAAAGTACTTGGAATTCCTAAGCAATACCTACCAGAGCGAATCGTCAAATCATCTGACATCGTTGGCAGAGTTACCGCTAAAGCAGCTCCACTTTGTGGACTTCTGGAGGGTACACCTATTGTAGCTGGTGGTATCGACGCACCCGTGGCTCAGCTTTCCGCAGGCGCTCTTGAAGAAGGAGAGCATGTGGCGATGGTAGGCACTTCTACCTGCTGGGGAACGGTACACGATGGGAGCAAGCTTGCATTTAATTTGGTGAGTTATCCATATGTGGTTTACGATACTGAGCGCATTTATACCTTTGGTGGCTCTGCAACGACAGGGGCACTTGCAAAATGGTTCAAAGAACAATTTGGTGAGTCTGAGACTGTGGTTGCAGAAAGAATAAACACTTCGCCATTTCAATTGTTTGACAAAGAAGCTGAAAAAATTGCACCAGGCAGTGATGGTATAGTCATACTCCCATATTTCATGGGTGAAAGATCACCAATTTGGGACCCATTTGCAAAAGGAGTCGTCTTTGGATTGAGTCTTTTCCACACTCGCGCACATCTTTACAGAGCTTTAATGGAAGGAGCTGCTTATGCTTTGAGACACAACATGGAAGAAGGTCTAAAAGCAGGATTGAAGCTCAACGATGAGTGTTGGATCGTGGGTGGGGTTGCAAAATCAAATCTTTGGGTGAAAATCTTTGCAGATATAACAGGTTTTAGAATGCGACAAGTGGCAAGTTTGGTAGAAGCTCCTTTTGGTGATGCGTTTCTGGCGGGTCTCGGCACCGGTGTTATTGGTAAACCAGAAGTAATTAAAAACTGGGTTAGATTCAAAGAAGCGATTGAACCAAATCAAGAAGCAAAGAGAACGTATGATAAGTACTATGAAATCTTTCTTGAATTGTACAACGACACCTCATCTCTGATGAAAAAACTCTGA